Proteins found in one Haloferax litoreum genomic segment:
- the cgi121 gene encoding KEOPS complex subunit Cgi121, translating into MRVLEAEATVSDLDAFIATVGEISDETGATIQAFDARFVVGRGHLERAVELADRAIARGNEIARDRAVEFILYASGRRQINRAFEMGVSEGTHPVVIVVDGGDETDAETALFDRLDLERMGTLDDYDRELVCDFFDIGDAELAAADDDIPALVTERVALLTVDR; encoded by the coding sequence ATGAGAGTCCTCGAAGCAGAAGCGACCGTCTCGGACCTCGACGCGTTCATCGCCACGGTCGGCGAGATATCCGACGAGACGGGCGCGACGATTCAGGCGTTCGACGCTCGGTTCGTCGTCGGCCGCGGCCACCTCGAACGGGCGGTCGAACTCGCCGACCGCGCCATCGCCCGTGGGAACGAAATCGCACGGGACCGTGCCGTCGAGTTCATCCTCTACGCCAGCGGTCGCCGGCAAATCAACCGCGCGTTCGAGATGGGCGTCTCCGAGGGGACACACCCCGTCGTGATTGTCGTCGACGGCGGCGACGAGACGGACGCAGAGACGGCGCTCTTCGACCGTCTGGACCTCGAACGGATGGGGACGCTCGACGACTACGACCGAGAACTCGTCTGCGACTTCTTCGACATCGGCGACGCCGAACTCGCCGCCGCAGACGACGACATCCCAGCACTCGTCACCGAACGTGTTGCGCTCCTCACCGTGGACCGCTGA
- a CDS encoding ATP-dependent DNA helicase, with product MRTADLTGLPAGVSEALHDEGIEELYPPQAEAVEAGLTDGESLVAAVPTASGKTLIAELAMLSSVARGGKALYIVPLRALASEKKAEFERWEEYGIDVGVSTGNYESSGEWLSSRDIIVATSEKVDSLVRNNAAWMDQLTCVVSDEVHLVNDRNRGPTLEVTLAKLRRLNPSLQVVALSATVGNAGEVADWLDASLVQSDWRPIDLKMGVHYGNAINFDDGSQREVPVGRGDRQTPALVADALDGDDADDQGSSLVFVNSRRNAESAARRMADVTEQYITGDERGELAELAAEIRDISDTETSEDLATVVAKGAAFHHAGLASEHRTLVEDAFRDRLIKCICATPTLAAGVNTPSRRVVVRDWQRYDGDYGGMKPLDVLEVHQMMGRAGRPGLDPYGEAVLLARDADSRDELFERYIWADAEDVHSKLAAEPALRTHLLATIASGFAHTREGLLDFLDQTLYATQTDDPARLEQVTDRVLDYLEINGFIEFEDETIRATPVGHTVSRLYLDPMSAAEIIDGLEWAAKHRSEKLRALDGETKPESTRESDTSGGFQRASEMVTAGGDGENGSDDEFESDRTYPTPLGLYHLVCRTPDMYQLYLKSGDRETYTELCYEREPEFLGRVPSEYEDVAFEDWLSALKTARLLEDWVSETDEDRITERYGVGPGDIRGKVETAEWLLGAAERLASELDLDAVYAVREAKKRVEYGVREELLDLAGVRGVGRKRARRLFEAGVETRADLREADKSRILAALRGRRKTAENILEAAGRKDPSMDDVDESDAPDDAVPDDTGFETAKDRADQQASLGDFE from the coding sequence ATGCGAACAGCGGACCTGACGGGCCTGCCAGCGGGTGTTTCCGAGGCCCTCCACGACGAGGGCATCGAGGAACTGTACCCGCCGCAGGCCGAGGCCGTCGAGGCCGGCCTGACCGACGGCGAGAGCCTCGTCGCCGCCGTCCCGACGGCGAGCGGAAAGACACTCATCGCCGAACTCGCGATGCTGTCGAGCGTCGCTCGCGGCGGGAAGGCACTCTACATCGTCCCGCTCAGAGCGCTCGCTTCGGAGAAGAAAGCCGAGTTCGAACGCTGGGAGGAGTACGGCATCGACGTGGGCGTCTCGACGGGGAACTACGAGTCCAGCGGCGAGTGGTTGTCGTCGCGCGATATCATCGTCGCCACCTCGGAGAAGGTGGACTCCCTCGTCCGCAACAACGCGGCGTGGATGGACCAGTTGACGTGCGTCGTCTCCGACGAAGTCCACCTCGTCAACGACCGAAACCGCGGGCCGACGCTCGAAGTGACGCTGGCGAAACTCCGCCGACTCAACCCGAGTCTACAGGTCGTCGCGCTCTCTGCCACCGTCGGCAACGCGGGCGAAGTCGCCGACTGGTTGGACGCCTCGCTCGTCCAGTCCGACTGGCGACCAATCGACCTCAAGATGGGCGTCCACTACGGGAACGCCATCAACTTCGACGACGGGAGTCAGCGAGAGGTACCGGTCGGCCGCGGCGACAGACAGACGCCTGCACTCGTCGCCGACGCCCTCGACGGCGACGACGCCGACGACCAGGGGTCGTCGCTCGTCTTCGTCAACTCGCGGCGAAACGCCGAGTCCGCGGCGCGGCGGATGGCCGACGTGACAGAACAGTACATTACGGGCGACGAACGAGGCGAACTCGCTGAACTCGCCGCCGAGATACGCGACATCTCGGACACCGAAACGTCGGAAGACCTCGCAACAGTGGTCGCCAAGGGTGCGGCGTTCCACCACGCTGGTCTCGCGTCTGAACACCGAACACTGGTCGAAGACGCGTTCCGCGACAGACTCATCAAGTGCATCTGCGCGACGCCGACACTCGCCGCTGGCGTCAACACTCCGAGTCGCCGCGTCGTCGTCCGCGACTGGCAACGCTACGACGGCGACTACGGCGGCATGAAACCCCTCGACGTGCTCGAAGTCCATCAGATGATGGGCCGCGCCGGTCGCCCCGGACTCGACCCCTACGGCGAAGCAGTCCTCCTCGCCAGAGACGCCGACTCGCGGGACGAACTGTTCGAGCGATACATCTGGGCTGACGCGGAAGACGTGCACTCGAAACTCGCCGCCGAACCCGCCCTTCGGACGCACCTACTCGCGACCATCGCGTCCGGGTTCGCCCACACCCGCGAGGGACTCCTCGACTTCCTCGACCAGACGCTCTACGCGACGCAGACCGACGACCCAGCGCGGTTAGAACAGGTGACAGACCGCGTCCTCGACTACCTCGAAATCAACGGATTCATCGAATTCGAAGACGAGACGATTCGGGCGACGCCGGTCGGCCACACTGTCTCGCGCCTCTACCTCGACCCGATGAGCGCCGCTGAGATTATCGACGGCCTCGAATGGGCGGCGAAGCACCGGTCCGAGAAGCTTCGCGCACTCGACGGCGAGACGAAGCCGGAATCAACGCGAGAATCCGACACGAGCGGCGGATTCCAGCGAGCGAGCGAGATGGTCACCGCCGGCGGAGACGGCGAGAACGGGTCGGACGACGAGTTCGAGTCTGACCGCACGTACCCGACGCCGCTCGGTCTCTACCACCTCGTCTGCCGGACACCGGACATGTACCAACTCTACCTGAAGTCCGGTGACCGAGAGACGTACACCGAACTGTGCTACGAGCGTGAACCCGAGTTCCTCGGCCGCGTCCCGTCGGAGTACGAGGACGTCGCCTTCGAAGACTGGCTTTCGGCGCTCAAGACGGCGCGACTCCTCGAAGACTGGGTCAGCGAGACCGACGAAGACAGAATCACGGAGCGCTACGGCGTCGGCCCCGGCGACATTCGTGGGAAAGTCGAGACGGCGGAGTGGTTGCTCGGTGCCGCTGAACGCCTCGCCAGCGAACTCGACCTCGACGCCGTCTACGCGGTTCGTGAGGCCAAGAAACGCGTCGAGTACGGTGTCCGCGAAGAACTGCTCGACCTCGCTGGGGTCCGCGGCGTCGGCCGAAAGCGTGCCCGGCGACTGTTCGAAGCAGGTGTCGAGACGCGTGCCGACCTCAGAGAGGCGGACAAGTCGCGCATCCTCGCCGCACTCCGCGGGCGACGAAAAACAGCCGAGAACATCCTCGAAGCGGCGGGTCGGAAGGACCCCTCGATGGACGACGTCGACGAGTCGGACGCGCCGGACGACGCCGTCCCCGACGACACTGGGTTCGAAACGGCGAAAGACCGGGCCGACCAACAGGCCAGTCTGGGTGATTTCGAATGA
- a CDS encoding IMP cyclohydrolase, producing the protein MYVGRFVVVGPGIGAYRVSSRSFPNRQVVERDGTLTVGPTPDAPETDNPYIAYNCVREGGDYVVVGNGSQVDPIAEKLDMGYTPRDALAEILLALDYEKDDYNTPRIAGVVGADEAYIGIVRKDALVVEEVDEPTLVATYEEDDPRAFDLTAESAADAARELYDHEFEHAVCAAAATVSDSVETAYYNGE; encoded by the coding sequence ATGTACGTCGGACGATTCGTCGTCGTCGGTCCCGGAATCGGTGCCTACCGCGTCTCCTCTCGGTCCTTCCCGAATCGACAGGTCGTCGAACGGGACGGGACCCTGACCGTCGGGCCGACGCCCGACGCCCCGGAGACTGACAACCCCTACATCGCCTACAACTGTGTCCGCGAGGGCGGCGACTACGTCGTCGTCGGCAACGGGTCGCAGGTCGACCCCATCGCGGAGAAACTCGACATGGGCTACACGCCCCGTGACGCCCTCGCGGAGATTCTCCTCGCACTCGACTACGAGAAAGACGACTACAACACGCCGCGCATCGCCGGCGTCGTCGGCGCAGACGAAGCCTACATCGGCATCGTCCGCAAGGACGCCCTCGTCGTCGAGGAAGTCGACGAACCCACTCTCGTCGCAACCTACGAAGAAGACGACCCCCGAGCGTTCGACCTGACCGCAGAGAGTGCCGCGGACGCCGCCCGCGAACTCTACGACCACGAGTTCGAACACGCCGTCTGTGCCGCCGCGGCAACCGTCAGTGACTCGGTGGAAACCGCCTACTACAACGGCGAGTAA
- a CDS encoding metallophosphoesterase family protein translates to MRLGVISDVHGNQPALDAVLSDMPRVEYVVCAGDVVGYNPWPDECVTELAERSVPTVSGNHDRAVTAGTGFRFNSLAAAGVDFARDELSPESLDWLTSLPKTRTVADGHVKLVHGHPEDPDRYTYPDDFSPSLLSGEDLLVMGHTHVQDHAVYDDGIVLNPGSVGQPRDGDPRAAYTVVDLDAMSVDEHRVGYDVDRVAERVTEVGLPERIATRLYEGR, encoded by the coding sequence ATGCGTCTGGGCGTCATTTCGGACGTGCACGGGAACCAGCCAGCACTCGACGCTGTTCTGTCGGACATGCCACGCGTCGAGTACGTCGTCTGTGCCGGCGACGTGGTCGGATACAATCCGTGGCCCGACGAGTGTGTAACCGAACTCGCGGAGCGTTCGGTCCCGACCGTCTCGGGGAATCACGACCGAGCGGTGACCGCCGGGACCGGCTTTCGGTTCAACAGTCTCGCCGCCGCAGGCGTCGACTTCGCCCGGGACGAACTCTCCCCAGAGTCACTCGACTGGTTGACGTCGCTGCCGAAGACACGGACTGTCGCCGATGGGCACGTCAAACTCGTTCACGGCCACCCCGAGGACCCCGACCGCTACACGTACCCTGACGATTTCTCGCCAAGTCTCCTCTCGGGTGAAGACCTCCTCGTCATGGGCCACACCCACGTCCAAGACCACGCCGTCTACGACGACGGTATCGTCCTCAACCCGGGGAGCGTCGGCCAACCTCGCGACGGCGACCCGCGGGCGGCCTACACCGTCGTCGACCTCGACGCGATGTCCGTGGACGAACACCGCGTCGGGTACGATGTCGACCGTGTGGCCGAACGCGTCACCGAGGTCGGCCTGCCGGAACGAATCGCCACTCGTCTCTACGAAGGGCGGTAG